GGCCGAGGATCTACCGGGGAGCCGACGAGTCGGCCGGCGGCGAAGCGTTGGCCCAGGGCAGCTCGAACGGCAGCTGACTCCCCCGTGCGGCGAATGATCTGGGCAGCCACCAAAGCGTTTATCGAATGCGGGCGCCGGGTAAGCGACACTGCGCTCCAGCGATTGACATGAGGACGAGATGAACATCGAAATGGCCGTAACGAAGGCAGGTGCCATCACCCGGTACCTGGGTGCAGCGATGGTGATGAGCGGTGCCACCCTGTTGGCCCCGGGCGTCGGCTACGTCTCGGCGGAGCCCTGCCCGGACGTGGAGGCGGTGTTCGCGCGCGGCACCGGCGAGCCGCCCGGCGTCGGTGGCATCGGCCAATCCTTCGTCGATGCGCTGCGCGCCAAGGTGGGTGAACGCTCGTTTGCGGTGTACCCGGTCAACTATGCCGCCAGCAGTGATTTCGGCGGCGGCACCGACTTCGCCCGCACCGTTGTCGACGGCATCCGCGACGCCGGCACCCACATCGAGAACACCGCCGCGACCTGCCCCAACACCCGAATCGTGCTCGGCGGATTCTCGCAGGGCGCGGCGTTGGCCGGCTACACCACCTCGGCCGAGGTCCCCAAGGAAGTGCCCGCCGAGTACCTGGCCTACATCCCGCAGCCGATGCCGCCTTCGGTGGCCGACCACGTCGCCGCCGTCGTCTTGTTCGGCACGCCGTCCACGGAGTTCCTGCAGCCCAACGGCGCGCCACCGGTGCGGATCGGCCCGCGGTATGCATCCAAGACCCTGCAGCTGTGCGCCGACGGCGACACCATCTGCAACGGAGCCCCGGCCGGCGGGCCACCCTTCGCACACGCGTCCTACGGCGTCAACGGTATGACGGACCAGGGCGCTGATTACGCGGTCGCCCATCTCTAGAGCGCTCTAGGGCAGCTCGAACGGCAACTCGATGCCCTCGTGCGGCAGACAGTGTGTGCAGGTGCGCTCTTCGTCGACCCGCTCGATGGCTTGGTGCACCAACTTTTTGAACGGCTCGATGTTCTTCTGGAATTCCGCGAACACGTCGACGACCTTCACGCCGCTGCCGACATCGACGCCGGCGTCCAGGTCGGTGACCAAAGCTACTGCCGCGTAGCACATTTCCAGTTCACGAGCCAGCACCGCCTCGGGATAGCCGGTCATGTTGATCAGGCGGAAACCGGCCGCGGCGAACCATTGACTTTCGGCGCGGGTGGAGAAACGCGGCCCCTGGATGACCACCATGGTGCCGCCGTCGACGACGTCGGGCAGGCCGCACACCGTGGTCCGCAGCGTCGGGCAGTACGGGTCGGCGAATTCGACATGCACACCGCCGTCGTCGAAGTAGGTGTCGGCACGCCCCCGGGTGCGGTCCACCAGTTGATCGGGCACCACCACCGAGCCGGGTGGCAGCTCAGGCGTCAGGCTGCCGACCGCGCACGGCGCGAGGATCCGCCGCACCCCCAGTGCCCGCAGCGCCCACATGTTGGCCCGGTAGGGCACCGTGTGCGCCGAGTACTCATGTCGCTCGCCGTGCCGCGGCAGAAACGCGACCTGGTGGCCACCGACTTCGCCGACGGTGATCTGCGCGCTGGGCTTCCCGTAGGGGGTGTCGGATTGCACCCGGCGCGCGTCGTCACCGAAGAACGAGTAGAAGCCACTACCGCCGATCACTCCCAGCAAGTTGCGTTCCTCCCGCGTGCAAGGATCGTGCCTATGTCTGAAAAGGCCAGCTTTGCACAGTGGATCGAAGGCGCGCGGCCCCGCACCCTGCCCAACGCCATCGCCCCGGTGATCGCCGGTACCGGTGCGGCGGCCTGGCTGGGCGCCGCGGTGTGGTGGAAGGCGCTGTTGGCGCTGACCGTCGCCGTCGCACTGATCATCGGGGTGAACTACGCCAACGACTACTCCGACGGCATCCGCGGCACCGACGACGACCGGACCGGCCCGCTGCGGTTGGTGGGCTCGCGGCTGGCCGCACCGCGATCGGTGCTGACGGCGGCGATCATCGCCTTGACGGTGGGCGCGCTGGCCGGTTTGGCGCTGGCCCTGCTCAGTGCCCCGTGGCTGCTGGCCGTCGGTGCGGCCTGTATCGCCGGGGCGTGGCTGTACACCGGCGGGTCGCGTCCGTACGGCTACACCGGCCTGGGCGAGGTGGCGGTGTTCGTGTTCTTCGGTCTGGTCGCGGTGCTGGGCACCCAGTACACCCAGGCGCTGCGGGTGGACTGGGTCGGGGCCGCACTGGCGGTCGGCATCGGGGCGCTGTCCTCGGCGGTGCTGGTGGCCAACAATCTGCGCGACATCGCCACCGACGAGCCGGCCGGCAAGATCACCCTGGCGGTGCGACTCGGGGACGCCCGCACCCGGGTGCTGTTCCAGCTGCTGCTGGCGCTGGCCGGGGTGCTGACGCTGGCGCTGATGCGGGCCACTCCGTGGTGTGCGGCCGGCCTGATCGCCACACCGTTGGCGCTACGGGCGATCGCCCCGGTGCGCACCGGGAAGGGCGGCGTGGCGCTGATCCCGGTGCTGCGCGACACCGGGTTCACGATGCTGGTGTGGGCGATCGTGGAGGCGGTGGCCTTATCCCTGGGTTGACTCTGCGCTGACCAGACAAAAGTGTGAGTGGATCCCGTGGTAGGCGCAGAGTCAACGCGGCCGCGCTCACTCCCCGCGCAGCCGGGCCTGCAATTGCTCGCGGTCCCGCCGGCGCCGCTCACCGGCCAAGGCCAAGCTGGCGGTGGCACGCCGGCGCAGCGGAGTGAAGACCCACATGCCCAACGGCAGCGCGATGATCAGCGCCAGCAGCACCGCGACGATCGGCGGGAAGTCGCTGAGCCCGATCAGCTGCCCCAGCCCGTAGATCACCGCACTCAACACGACCACCAGCGCCAGCCGCGCCGCGGTGTACACGATCACATCGACGACCGCACGGCCCCATGGAGCCCGACCTGTTGTCACGCTGACCAAGCCTACTGTCGGGTCCCAGAGGGTCCGGCGGCGCTCACGGTATATTCGGCGCCAGGAGGTGACGCACGTGCTCTACCTGCTCCTCGTGCTGGCCCTGGGGACACTGATCTACATCGCTCTGCGCGCCAATCGCGCGCGGCCGAAGACCCGCGTCATCGGACCGGACGACGACCCGGACTTCCTGTGGCAGCTCAGCCACGGCGACAACCAGCCGTAGGGCGCTGACCGCCCTGCTTCGACCTAGACGAAGTGCTGGTTGAACCGGTCGTCGCCCGGGAAGGCTTCGGCGACGATGGCGGCCAGCTCAACCAGGGCCTCGCGGGTCTCCCGCTTCAGGCGCAGCAGGTCGATCTCGGCGCCCTCTTCCAGGTGCGGGTCGAACGGCACCAGTCGCACCGCCCGGCACCGCCGGGAGAAGTGGTCGACCACCTTCTGCATGTCGACCTTGCCGCCGCGTGGCCGCACGGCGTTGATCACCGCGATCGAATTGCGCACCAGGTCCTCGTGGCCGTGCGCGTCCAGCCAGTCCAGCGTCGCCGAGGCGCTGCGGGCGCCGTCGACCGAACCGGAACTGACCACGATCATGGTGTCGGCCTTGGCCAGCACCGCTGACATGGCCGAGTGCATCAGGCCGGTGCCGCAGTCGGTCAGCACCAGGCTGTAGAACCGCTCCAGCACCTGCAGGGTGCGGGCGTAGTCCTCGGCGCTGAACGCCTCCGACACGGCCGGGTCGCTCTCCGAGGCCAGCACCTCCAGCCGGCTGGGGCCCTGGTTGGTGTAGCTGCGGACGTCGCTGTAGCGCTGAATGCCGTCCGCGTCGCGCAGCAGGTGACGCACCGTCGCCGGGGTCTCCATCGGCACCTTCTGGCTCAGCGTGCCGCGGTCGGGGTTGGCGTCCACGGCCACCACCCGATCGCCGCGGATGGATGCGAAGGTGGCTCCCAGCGTGGCGGTGATGGTGGTCTTGCCGACACCCCCCTTCAGCGACAGCACCGCGATCCGGTGGCAACCCTGCAGCGGCCGGTTGACCTGCACCACCAGGTCGTTATAGCGGGCGGTGCGGGGACTCTCCCCGACGTTGATCAGCTGGCCGGACAGCACATAGAGCAGTCGGCGCCAGCCGGACGACGGCGGCGGTTTGACCTGCCGCAACAGTGACGTGGTGGACAGGTCAGAGAACGGTGCGATGGACTCCGCCGGGCGGTACGGGGCGTTCCCGCCGCCGGGGACGCCGCCCGGGGCGCCGCCGTAGTAGACCGGAGCCGGGTTCTCCATCGGCTGCGGGACCCAGGTCGCCGGACCGGGGCTCCACTGCTGTTGCTGGGCCTGGGTCTCGGTGGGCGCCGGCCACGGGTCGACCGGTTCGGAGAACCGGCGTTCGGTGCGGAAACCACCGAAAGACCTGGTCGCGGCCCCTTCGGCGGCCTCGCTCTGCTGCTGTAGCGGCCCGGTGTCGGGGTTGCCGGCCGAGGCGTCGTCGGCCCCGGCGACCTGCTGATACGGCCGGAACTGGGTGGTCGGATGATCTGTCACGTCGTGGCCCTGGGTGGCATCACCCGGTGCGTGGTCAGACACTGATATCTCCCCCATCGCGGTGGTTGGGTCGAGTCGGTGGACGTCTGTTACCGCAGGGTAGCGCAGCTGTCCTAAGCGTATCTGTCAGCAGCGTTAGCCGACTCCGGCATAGGAGTGCAGTCCGACGGTCACCAGATTGACGAAGAACAGGTTGAAAATCATCGCCACGAACCCGGCGACGTTGATCCAGGCCGCCTTGTAGTCCCGCCACCCGGCCGTCGACCTGGCATGCAGATAGGCGGCGTAGATGATCCAGGCGACGAACGACACCGTCTCCTTGGGGTCCCATCCCCAGTAGCGGCCCCAGGCACCTTCGGCCCAGATTGCGCCGAAGATCACGCCGAAGCCGAATACCGGGAACGCGAAAATCGTCGTCCGATAGGCGATGCGGTCCAGGGTCTGCGCGTCCGGCAATCGTCGCACCATCCGGGCCAGCGGCCCCGGGGCGTCGGGGTCGCTCAGTCGCGACGACCGCACCAGAAACAGGATGCTGGCCACCCCGGCCACCAGGAACACCCCCGAGCCGATACTGACCACCGACACGTGGATCGGCAGCCAATAGGACTGCAACGCCGGCATCACCGGTGCGGCGGTGGCGTAGAGCCAGCGCCCGGAGACCGTCAGCAGGATCAGCAGCGGCAGCAGCACGAACACCCACAGGCCGCGGTGCTGCGGACGGCGCAGTGCGACCGCGGCGGCCACCACCCCGGAGAAGCAGGTCAGGTTGATGAACTCATACATGTTGCCCCACGGCGGGCGCAGCGTGGCGGCGCCGCGGAACACGATGCAGGCCAGCAGCAGCGCGATACCCAGGTAGACCAGGGCCAGCCCGGCGCCGCCCGCCCGCTCGCCGAAGGGCCGCCGCGGCGCGGGCAGCACCACGCCGGGGGTGGCGCTGTCGGCCCGCACCGCCCCGGCGCCCACCAGCTCGGCCTCGGCGGGGGTACGGGCGCGGCTGGAGGCCAGTTCGACGGCCAGCAGCAGCATGGCGATGACGAGCACGATCAGCGCCGAGGTGAACGCCCAGTCGGAGTAGCGCGCCAGCCCGATGTCGATATGGGTGGTGTTCATCTAGATCTCCTTGCCGAACAGCCGGGCTGAGTCACGGGCGCCACTCCTCCCCGTCGCTGCGCTCCGCATCATCGTGTCGCGCAGCCGCTCGAACTCGTCACCCCAGCCGGAGTTGTCGGTGCGTGCCAGCCCGCCCAGCTCGACGTTCACCGTACCGGTCGGCCGGGTGGACTCCGCCGGGGTGATCCGGATCCAGATCCGGCGACGGCGCACCGCCAGCGACACCACCAGGCCGGCCATCATCGTCATCGCGAACACCAGCACCCAGACCGCGGCCGGATCATGCGACAGCTGGATGTTGATGAACGGCACGGCGCCGTCGAAGCGCACCCGGGTGCCGTCATCGAGGCGGATCTCCTCACCGGGCTTCAGGTTGGACCGGGCCACCTTGGTCAGGCGGCCCTGGTGGATCAGCCGGGAATCCAGCGTGAACAGCCCCTGCGGCCGGCCGGTGTCCAGACCGGTGTCGCCGCGGTAGACGTCGATCGCCACCGCGGGGTCGTGCAGCGCCGGGAACCCCGACGACAACAACCCGTCGTCGAGTTCCGCGGTCGGCGCGAACAGCCCCTGGATCCCGATCTGGTGCTTGCGGCGTTCGCTCGCGTCGGGATAGGTCCCGGCCGGGGGGTCGATGCGTACCGCGCCGGAGGACAGCAGGGTCAGCGGGTTGTCCGGGCGGAACTGCACCGTCTGGGTACGGGTCTGCCCGTCCGGGAAGATCACCGTGAAAGTGGGGGCGTAGCCGTGGCCCTGCAGGTAAGCCCGGACTCCGCCCACCCGCAGCGGATGGTTGACCTCCAACAGGTACGGGCGCCAGCGGTCGGCGCTGAGGTCCTCGCCGGCCTGGTAGTCGATGTGCGCGGTGAAGGAGGTGGCCAACCCGGAGGCCAGGTAGTTGGCGTCGAAGTCGTTGACCCGGATGCACATCGGGTGCAGCCGGGTGCCGTCGACGGTGGTGCCGGCGCGGAACGAGTCGAACGCCGCCGGGGATGCCGAGCAGAACCCGGGCCCACCGTCGGCGATCACCATCACGTTGCCCTCGTAGCCGAACAGCCGGCCGACCGCGACCGACGCCAACAGACCCAGCAGCGCGAAATGGAAGACCAGGTTGCCGAATTCGCGCAGATAGCCCTTCTCCGCGGAGATTTCGACGGCGCCGCCGGCGGAGCGGGTGGTCCGCCGCCAGCCGCGCAGCCGCCCGGCCAGCTCTGCACCGAGTTCGTCGGCATCGCCGGCCAGTTGCGTCTCGGCGTGTTTGGGCAGCCGGGCCAGATTGCGCGGCGCGGCGACCGGGCTGGCGCGCAGATTGCGCAGGTGCTCAAGGGTCCGCGGGGTCAGGCAGCCGATCAGCGAGATGCACAGCAGCACATAGATGGCGGTGAACCAGAAACTGGAGAAGACGTCGAACGCCTCCAGCCGGTTCAGCCATGGCCCGAGCACTGGGTGCAGCGCCAGGTACTCGTCGACTTTGGCGGCGTTGAGGTTACGTTGCGGCAGCAGTGCCCCGGGGATCGCCGCCAGCGCGAGCAAGAACAGCAGCACCAGCGCGGTGCCCATGGAGGTCAGCGCCCGCCAGGTGTTGCGGCCCCGGGCGGTGAGCCTCGCGAGCAGACGCGGAATCGCACGCGTGGAGCCCGCGTCGTGCGATTCCGCGTCTGCTCGCGGGGGTGAGGTGACCATCAGATCGGCAGCCTGACGTCGGAGACCAGCCCGTCGCGCACCGCGGCCACAAAGTGGCTCCACACGCCGGTGACCAACGCCAACCCGACCACGATCAGCAGCACCCCGCCCAGAATCTGCATGGCCCGGGTGTGCCGGCGCAGCCAGCCCAGCCCGGCCACCGCGCTGGCCGAGCCGAAGGCCAGCGCCACGAACGGGATGCCCAATCCCAGGCAGTAGGCGATCACCAGCGTCACGCCGCGGGCCACGCCGGAGCCGTCGGTGGCCGAGGCGACGGCGATGACCCCGGTCAGCGTCGGCCCCAGGCACGGGGTCCAGCCCAGCGCGAACACCGCGCCCAGAAGCGGCGCCCCCAGCACCGTCGACAGTCGTTGCGGGGTGAAGCGGAACTGGCGCTGCAGCGCCGGGACGAAACCGATGAACACCAGGCCCATCGCGATCGTCACCACGCCGCCGATCCGCTCCAGCGCCACCTGATTGCGGATCAGCGTGGAGGTCATGCCCAGCACGGCGACCGAGCCGAGCAGAAACACCGCGGTGAATCCGGCGACGAACAGCCCCGCCGACCCCGCGACGCGCCACCTCGCTGACGGCGGCGCCTTGAACGCACCGGCCTCCGGTTGTTCGTCGACGCCCACCACCGCGGCCAGATACGACAGGTAGCCCGGCACCAGCGGCACCACGCACGGCGAGGCGAACGACACCAGACCGGCCAGCGCCGACACCGCGACGGCCAGCAGCAGCGGGCCGGTGGTGGCGATGGCGGTGAGGCTGCTCACTGCGGCTCCTCGGCAGCCAACCGTGCCACCACCGGCTGCAGGTCTTCGGCGAGCACCTCGCGCAGGAACACCGCGGCGACCCGGTGCTGTCGGTCGAGCACCATGGTTGCCGGGATGACCGACGACGGATACCGGCCGCCGAACGCGATCATGGTGCGCATCGCCGGGTCGTAAATCGACGGATAGGTGATCCGGCGGTCTTTGATGAAGTCGCGGGAGGCCTGCGGCTCGGGATCACGGACGTCGATGCCCAGAAACGCCACCCCGTCGGCGCGGGTCTGGTCGTAAACCTGTTGCAGCTGGCTGATTTCGGTGCGGCACGGCCCGCACCACTGCCCCCACACGTTGATGACGACGACCCGGCCGGCGAAGTCCTCGACGCCGACGGTGCGTTCGGGGTCCATCAGGTCGGGCCCGGAGATCTTGCCCGGCCGGCCACGGGTCTCCGGCGGGTCGTAGAAGATGTCGGTCTTGCCGCCGGGTGAGACGAACTCGAAGGTGCCGCCCTGCGTCACCGCGTCGTCGCCGACCGAGCAGCCCGAGATCAGGGCGGCAGCCACCACCCCGGCGATCAACACCGCCCGCATCGTCAGCCGCCGGACGGGACACGGTAGTCGACGTCGACCAGCCGATCACCGTCATAGACCAGCGTGGTCACCGAACCCACGTCGCACTGCCGCCGGCGAGGGTCGTGCCAGAGCTTCTTGCCGCTCAGGTGTTGTCGCACCGTCCACACCGGCAGCTGGTGGCTGACGCACACCACCTCGTGGCCGGCGGCGCGGGACCGGGCCTTGTCCACCGCGGTGGCCATCCGGTCGGCGATCTGGGCATAGGGTTCGCCCCATGTCGGGGTGAGCGGGTTGCGCAGGTGCCACCAGTACCGCGGGTTGCGCCAGGCGCCATCGCCCGGCGAAACCCGTTTGCCCTCAAAAATATTGGCCGACTCGATCAGGTTTTCGTCGGTTTCGACCGGCAGGCCGTGGCGGGCGGCGATGGGCGCGGCGGTCTCCTGGGCGCGCTGTAGCGGCGAGGCGACCACGGCGACGATGTCGCGGCCGGCCAGCATCTCGGCGGCCGCAACGGCCTGGGCCCGGCCGGTGTCGGAGAGCCGGAAACCCGGGAGCCGGCCATAGAGAATGCGGTCCGGATTGTGGACCTCGCCGTGGCGAATCAGGTGTACGCGGGTCTGCATCAGGGTCTCGACTCCGGGGTGGTGGCGGCAC
This is a stretch of genomic DNA from Mycolicibacter terrae. It encodes these proteins:
- a CDS encoding histidine phosphatase family protein, translated to MQTRVHLIRHGEVHNPDRILYGRLPGFRLSDTGRAQAVAAAEMLAGRDIVAVVASPLQRAQETAAPIAARHGLPVETDENLIESANIFEGKRVSPGDGAWRNPRYWWHLRNPLTPTWGEPYAQIADRMATAVDKARSRAAGHEVVCVSHQLPVWTVRQHLSGKKLWHDPRRRQCDVGSVTTLVYDGDRLVDVDYRVPSGG
- a CDS encoding DUF4229 domain-containing protein yields the protein MTTGRAPWGRAVVDVIVYTAARLALVVVLSAVIYGLGQLIGLSDFPPIVAVLLALIIALPLGMWVFTPLRRRATASLALAGERRRRDREQLQARLRGE
- the ccsB gene encoding c-type cytochrome biogenesis protein CcsB, which gives rise to MNTTHIDIGLARYSDWAFTSALIVLVIAMLLLAVELASSRARTPAEAELVGAGAVRADSATPGVVLPAPRRPFGERAGGAGLALVYLGIALLLACIVFRGAATLRPPWGNMYEFINLTCFSGVVAAAVALRRPQHRGLWVFVLLPLLILLTVSGRWLYATAAPVMPALQSYWLPIHVSVVSIGSGVFLVAGVASILFLVRSSRLSDPDAPGPLARMVRRLPDAQTLDRIAYRTTIFAFPVFGFGVIFGAIWAEGAWGRYWGWDPKETVSFVAWIIYAAYLHARSTAGWRDYKAAWINVAGFVAMIFNLFFVNLVTVGLHSYAGVG
- a CDS encoding S-methyl-5'-thioadenosine phosphorylase, with the translated sequence MLGVIGGSGFYSFFGDDARRVQSDTPYGKPSAQITVGEVGGHQVAFLPRHGERHEYSAHTVPYRANMWALRALGVRRILAPCAVGSLTPELPPGSVVVPDQLVDRTRGRADTYFDDGGVHVEFADPYCPTLRTTVCGLPDVVDGGTMVVIQGPRFSTRAESQWFAAAGFRLINMTGYPEAVLARELEMCYAAVALVTDLDAGVDVGSGVKVVDVFAEFQKNIEPFKKLVHQAIERVDEERTCTHCLPHEGIELPFELP
- a CDS encoding 1,4-dihydroxy-2-naphthoate polyprenyltransferase, whose translation is MSEKASFAQWIEGARPRTLPNAIAPVIAGTGAAAWLGAAVWWKALLALTVAVALIIGVNYANDYSDGIRGTDDDRTGPLRLVGSRLAAPRSVLTAAIIALTVGALAGLALALLSAPWLLAVGAACIAGAWLYTGGSRPYGYTGLGEVAVFVFFGLVAVLGTQYTQALRVDWVGAALAVGIGALSSAVLVANNLRDIATDEPAGKITLAVRLGDARTRVLFQLLLALAGVLTLALMRATPWCAAGLIATPLALRAIAPVRTGKGGVALIPVLRDTGFTMLVWAIVEAVALSLG
- a CDS encoding MinD/ParA family ATP-binding protein, which codes for MSDHAPGDATQGHDVTDHPTTQFRPYQQVAGADDASAGNPDTGPLQQQSEAAEGAATRSFGGFRTERRFSEPVDPWPAPTETQAQQQQWSPGPATWVPQPMENPAPVYYGGAPGGVPGGGNAPYRPAESIAPFSDLSTTSLLRQVKPPPSSGWRRLLYVLSGQLINVGESPRTARYNDLVVQVNRPLQGCHRIAVLSLKGGVGKTTITATLGATFASIRGDRVVAVDANPDRGTLSQKVPMETPATVRHLLRDADGIQRYSDVRSYTNQGPSRLEVLASESDPAVSEAFSAEDYARTLQVLERFYSLVLTDCGTGLMHSAMSAVLAKADTMIVVSSGSVDGARSASATLDWLDAHGHEDLVRNSIAVINAVRPRGGKVDMQKVVDHFSRRCRAVRLVPFDPHLEEGAEIDLLRLKRETREALVELAAIVAEAFPGDDRFNQHFV
- a CDS encoding TlpA disulfide reductase family protein, with amino-acid sequence MRAVLIAGVVAAALISGCSVGDDAVTQGGTFEFVSPGGKTDIFYDPPETRGRPGKISGPDLMDPERTVGVEDFAGRVVVINVWGQWCGPCRTEISQLQQVYDQTRADGVAFLGIDVRDPEPQASRDFIKDRRITYPSIYDPAMRTMIAFGGRYPSSVIPATMVLDRQHRVAAVFLREVLAEDLQPVVARLAAEEPQ
- a CDS encoding cytochrome c biogenesis CcdA family protein, with amino-acid sequence MSSLTAIATTGPLLLAVAVSALAGLVSFASPCVVPLVPGYLSYLAAVVGVDEQPEAGAFKAPPSARWRVAGSAGLFVAGFTAVFLLGSVAVLGMTSTLIRNQVALERIGGVVTIAMGLVFIGFVPALQRQFRFTPQRLSTVLGAPLLGAVFALGWTPCLGPTLTGVIAVASATDGSGVARGVTLVIAYCLGLGIPFVALAFGSASAVAGLGWLRRHTRAMQILGGVLLIVVGLALVTGVWSHFVAAVRDGLVSDVRLPI
- the resB gene encoding cytochrome c biogenesis protein ResB; the encoded protein is MVTSPPRADAESHDAGSTRAIPRLLARLTARGRNTWRALTSMGTALVLLFLLALAAIPGALLPQRNLNAAKVDEYLALHPVLGPWLNRLEAFDVFSSFWFTAIYVLLCISLIGCLTPRTLEHLRNLRASPVAAPRNLARLPKHAETQLAGDADELGAELAGRLRGWRRTTRSAGGAVEISAEKGYLREFGNLVFHFALLGLLASVAVGRLFGYEGNVMVIADGGPGFCSASPAAFDSFRAGTTVDGTRLHPMCIRVNDFDANYLASGLATSFTAHIDYQAGEDLSADRWRPYLLEVNHPLRVGGVRAYLQGHGYAPTFTVIFPDGQTRTQTVQFRPDNPLTLLSSGAVRIDPPAGTYPDASERRKHQIGIQGLFAPTAELDDGLLSSGFPALHDPAVAIDVYRGDTGLDTGRPQGLFTLDSRLIHQGRLTKVARSNLKPGEEIRLDDGTRVRFDGAVPFINIQLSHDPAAVWVLVFAMTMMAGLVVSLAVRRRRIWIRITPAESTRPTGTVNVELGGLARTDNSGWGDEFERLRDTMMRSAATGRSGARDSARLFGKEI
- a CDS encoding cutinase family protein, with the translated sequence MNIEMAVTKAGAITRYLGAAMVMSGATLLAPGVGYVSAEPCPDVEAVFARGTGEPPGVGGIGQSFVDALRAKVGERSFAVYPVNYAASSDFGGGTDFARTVVDGIRDAGTHIENTAATCPNTRIVLGGFSQGAALAGYTTSAEVPKEVPAEYLAYIPQPMPPSVADHVAAVVLFGTPSTEFLQPNGAPPVRIGPRYASKTLQLCADGDTICNGAPAGGPPFAHASYGVNGMTDQGADYAVAHL